From Pelotomaculum isophthalicicum JI:
TGCTGGCCTGATCTTCAATGTGCTTGGTGATTTCCGTTTCTACGTCGGAAGCGCTCGCTCCCGGCCAAGCGGTCAGTATGCTTACCGCCGGCATTTCGATGTCCGGAAGCATATCGATGGGAAGCCTGGTTAAAGAAAGTGCTCCTACAATAATTACGGCCAGGAAAAGCATTAAAGTGGCCACCGGCTGTTTAACAGAGAACTCAGGAAGCCTCACTGCCCGCAACACCTCTTTCCTCTATAGATACCTGCGCCCCGTCGGAAAGCCGGTTCTGCCCTCTGGTAACGACCAGATTTTTTTCAGTCAATCCGTCAGTTATCTCGGTAAAATTACCCTGCGTGATGCCCGTTTTAACATTTTTTAAGGTTGCTTTGTCGTCTTCAACGACATATACAAAATAGCTTCCCGTTCCCGGCATTTTGTTAACGGATTCGGTGGGAATCGCCAGGACTTTCCGTTCGCCTAAATGTAATTTGATACGGGTAAACATACCGGAACGAAGCTCATATTCCTCATTGGGGATATGTATTTCAATTTCGGCTGTCCGGGTGGCCGGGTCAATGGTCGGGCTGATAACCGAGACAACCCCTTTAAAAACTTTTTCGGGGAAAGCATCTGCGGTTATTTCTGCTTCCATCCCCTTTTTGAGATAGGGAAAGTCTTTTTCGGTCACGCTGCAGACGATTTTTAGTTCATCTTCCCGGGAAATGCGGATCACCGGTTTCGCTGGATCTGTCCGGTTGCCCTGCTCCACGTAGCGGGCGGCGACAAATCCCGGGATGGGCGCATATATACTGTGCTCGCGGTAAAGTATCTGCAGCTGGTTTAAAACTGCTTTCGCCTTCTCGATCTGGGCGCCCGCTAGTTTTTTTGATTCTACGGCAGCATCGTACTGAGCATTTATATGGTCCAGTTCTTGTTTGGATACAGCATTTTCCTTGTAAAGACTTTCCACACGCAACCGGTCTTTTTCTAATAGTGCCAGATTCGCCTCGCTCTGCCCTAAGCCGGCCTCCGCAGCAGCCAGGCCTGCCGTCGCTTCTTCAAGCTGGGCTTTTATGACATCATCATCTAAAACAGCTATCAGGTCTCCATTTTTAACGTAATCGCCGGTTTCTACGAATATTTTCTCAATAATTTCCCCCCCGACCTTGGGGTGGACGTCTACCACGGCTGCCGGTTTGATCTCTCCTGTCAGTTCCAGTACCCGCTGCAGGTTCATTAGCGTTGCTTCGGCCACCTGTACAGGTACAGTTTCCGTTTTGTTGACAGTAATCTTTTCCTTTTCACTATGCCGAACGTAATTAAAGGCAACAAACCCAACAAAGAGCAAAATCAAGCTAAAAGCAATGACGATCCCTGTTTTGCTTTTGAGAGCCAACTTGGCTTCCAAAACGATAACCCCCTTCGCTGCCCGGCGCAAATTCCCCTCCGGCCCCTTCGTGCAGGGGAAGTCGGCCGCCATCCGGTTAAATTCACTGTGGGTGCGGTTCCTCCGGGTCGCGCGCCGCTCCTCTTTGGCGCGGCCATAAAACCCCTTACCTGTGTACCAGATATATTCGTTCAAAGAAGATTTTATCGATCAGGTCTGTGTCAACAGGATGTCTATCGGGGTCTTCCATCCAGCAAAAAAGAAAGGCACTGCTTATACTGTCAAGGGCCAAAGCCAGGTAATACGGGTCAAGCGGGCGGAAAATCTCCTTTTGAATGCCTTTTTCAAAAACAGCAGCCAGCTTTTGGATTATCTGGTCATAGAAACTGCGCAATTCAGTTTCTAACCCCCTCCTGACATTAAAGCTAACGCCGGCACCCGACACTGCAAAGTAAAGCCGCACCGACAGGATGTTTTCCATAAAAATTTTACATTTTGTTTTTAGATAATTTTTTACCCTGGCATACTCGTCCTCCTTTTCTTCCAGCGCTTTCGATAAAGCAGAATGAAACAGCATTGCCGTCTGCATTAAGATCTCTTTATATAGTTCCTCCTTATTTTTGAAGAACTTATAAAGAGTGCCCACGGCAAATTCTGCCCGAACGGCTATTTCGTGCATGGAAACGTTATGATAACCCTTTTGCGAGAATAACTCCAGCGCAGCTTGCAGAATTTCCGTCCGCCGCCGCAGTTGTTCCCGTTCTTTTCTGGAAGGTTTATCCTTTTTCACTGTAGCCTCCAGGTTAAGATGTATGA
This genomic window contains:
- a CDS encoding efflux RND transporter periplasmic adaptor subunit codes for the protein MNEYIWYTGKGFYGRAKEERRATRRNRTHSEFNRMAADFPCTKGPEGNLRRAAKGVIVLEAKLALKSKTGIVIAFSLILLFVGFVAFNYVRHSEKEKITVNKTETVPVQVAEATLMNLQRVLELTGEIKPAAVVDVHPKVGGEIIEKIFVETGDYVKNGDLIAVLDDDVIKAQLEEATAGLAAAEAGLGQSEANLALLEKDRLRVESLYKENAVSKQELDHINAQYDAAVESKKLAGAQIEKAKAVLNQLQILYREHSIYAPIPGFVAARYVEQGNRTDPAKPVIRISREDELKIVCSVTEKDFPYLKKGMEAEITADAFPEKVFKGVVSVISPTIDPATRTAEIEIHIPNEEYELRSGMFTRIKLHLGERKVLAIPTESVNKMPGTGSYFVYVVEDDKATLKNVKTGITQGNFTEITDGLTEKNLVVTRGQNRLSDGAQVSIEERGVAGSEAS
- a CDS encoding TetR/AcrR family transcriptional regulator, which encodes MKKDKPSRKEREQLRRRTEILQAALELFSQKGYHNVSMHEIAVRAEFAVGTLYKFFKNKEELYKEILMQTAMLFHSALSKALEEKEDEYARVKNYLKTKCKIFMENILSVRLYFAVSGAGVSFNVRRGLETELRSFYDQIIQKLAAVFEKGIQKEIFRPLDPYYLALALDSISSAFLFCWMEDPDRHPVDTDLIDKIFFERIYLVHR